One window of the Chryseotalea sp. WA131a genome contains the following:
- a CDS encoding iron-sulfur cluster assembly accessory protein: MFDNIQPITLTARAAEEVQNIMHTKNIPEGYALRLGIKGGGCGGVSLIIGFDKQKPNDLHYVASGVPVLVDKKHTMYLIGKQVDFYEGADAKGFMFVEAA; this comes from the coding sequence ATGTTTGACAACATACAACCCATTACCCTTACCGCGCGGGCAGCCGAAGAAGTGCAAAACATTATGCACACCAAAAATATTCCGGAAGGATATGCCTTGCGCTTGGGAATAAAAGGCGGTGGCTGCGGAGGGGTTTCGCTGATTATCGGCTTTGACAAGCAAAAACCCAACGATTTGCACTATGTAGCGAGCGGTGTGCCGGTGCTGGTGGATAAAAAACATACCATGTACCTCATTGGCAAACAAGTCGATTTTTATGAAGGTGCTGATGCCAAGGGTTTTATGTTTGTGGAGGCTGCCTAA
- a CDS encoding type II toxin-antitoxin system RelE/ParE family toxin has product MAKVIWSSRAFSQLEKAITYVRDERGLTYASIVLERILLLTKNLETHSSIGQVEPLLKHKKSEYRYLVAFSYKIIYRVDAQTDKMIVSRVFHTSRNPKKLKGI; this is encoded by the coding sequence ATGGCTAAAGTAATTTGGTCATCGAGGGCTTTTTCTCAATTAGAAAAGGCAATTACTTATGTAAGAGATGAAAGAGGGCTAACCTATGCTTCAATTGTTCTAGAAAGGATTTTACTATTAACTAAAAATCTTGAAACGCATTCATCAATTGGTCAAGTTGAGCCACTTTTAAAGCATAAAAAATCTGAGTATAGGTACCTCGTTGCTTTTTCATATAAAATTATATACCGAGTTGATGCGCAAACTGATAAAATGATTGTTTCAAGAGTTTTTCACACCTCTCGTAATCCTAAAAAATTGAAAGGGATCTAA
- a CDS encoding NAD(P)H-binding protein, with translation MAKTALLIGSTGLIGQQILELLLVDSDYEKVIAISRKPLANSNPKLQNVICELKQLADFKNSFLADDVFCCLGTTMKTAKSKEAFRAVDFDAPLQIAQLTKALGTRQYLLVSALGANKDSGIFYNRVKGEVEEAIARVGFESFHVMRPSLLTGPRQEHRAGEKAAQVAYQIFGFLIPKKYLAIESSKVARAMLRIAKKNQKGLVIHESVELQDY, from the coding sequence ATGGCCAAAACCGCATTGCTTATTGGATCAACGGGTTTGATTGGGCAACAAATATTGGAGCTTTTGCTAGTCGATTCAGATTACGAAAAAGTGATTGCCATTAGTCGAAAACCATTGGCTAACAGCAATCCAAAACTGCAAAATGTAATTTGTGAGTTAAAGCAGCTTGCCGACTTCAAGAATTCATTTTTGGCGGACGATGTTTTTTGCTGCCTTGGCACCACCATGAAAACGGCTAAGTCGAAAGAGGCATTTCGGGCGGTGGATTTTGATGCGCCTTTACAAATAGCGCAGTTGACAAAAGCGCTAGGCACTCGGCAATATTTGTTAGTCTCTGCTTTGGGTGCCAATAAAGATTCAGGCATTTTTTATAATCGCGTAAAAGGCGAAGTAGAAGAGGCCATTGCTCGCGTTGGTTTTGAGTCATTTCATGTGATGCGGCCATCGCTATTAACGGGGCCACGACAAGAACATCGTGCAGGGGAAAAAGCTGCCCAAGTCGCTTATCAAATTTTTGGTTTTCTGATTCCAAAAAAATATTTGGCCATTGAATCGAGCAAGGTGGCAAGAGCCATGTTAAGGATAGCCAAGAAAAATCAAAAAGGCTTGGTCATTCACGAATCTGTAGAACTGCAAGATTATTAA
- the dtd gene encoding D-tyrosyl-tRNA(Tyr) deacylase, which translates to MIAVIQRVTAASVEIDKLKKASIQKGLLILLGIEEADGDEDMEWLSSKIVNLRIFNDAQGVMNISVKDDGGEILLVSQFTLQASTKKGNRPSYIKAAKPEVAIPIYQRMILKVAEQLGKPIQTGEFGADMKIELVNDGPVTIVIDTKNRV; encoded by the coding sequence ATGATAGCCGTCATTCAACGCGTAACCGCTGCTTCCGTAGAAATTGATAAGCTAAAGAAAGCCTCCATCCAAAAAGGTCTTTTGATTTTGCTTGGTATTGAAGAGGCCGATGGCGATGAGGACATGGAATGGCTTTCTTCTAAAATTGTCAACCTCCGGATCTTCAACGATGCGCAGGGTGTGATGAATATAAGCGTGAAGGACGATGGTGGAGAAATTCTTTTGGTCAGTCAATTTACGTTGCAAGCCAGCACCAAAAAAGGCAACCGCCCCAGCTACATTAAAGCGGCAAAGCCCGAAGTGGCCATCCCCATCTATCAAAGAATGATTTTGAAAGTGGCCGAGCAATTGGGCAAGCCTATTCAAACGGGTGAGTTTGGTGCCGATATGAAAATTGAATTGGTGAACGATGGCCCCGTGACGATTGTGATCGATACGAAGAATCGGGTTTAA
- a CDS encoding lactate 2-monooxygenase, protein MIATSTSGLNRQKEIYTNGFAGIAPLVPIDPSLLEEQAARKMSAQAKGYIIGGAGIESTIRNNRSAFDQYKIVPRMLCNVSERDTSIELFGQKLASPFLLAPIGVLEMVHAEADVAVGRASASLNIPYIFSNQSSKPMEEVAKAMGNSPRWFQLYWSKSREIVASFVQRAEKCGCSAIAVTLDTTMLGWRTRDLDLAYLPFMEGKGIAQYTSDPVFQKLMDEPVPSEKRTVTWQSLSGLITLVNNYPGSGFFSKLRSGRPIKAVQKFVSIYSNPALTWDDLKFLREHTKLPILLKGILHPDDARKALDYGMDGMIISNHGGRQVDGSISTFEALPKIAEAINKRIPILLDSGVRGGADVFKALALGASSVCIGRPYVYGLTLAGEEWVKQVLRNFLADFELTMGLAGCKNSSEISREALL, encoded by the coding sequence ATGATTGCCACCTCCACTTCAGGCCTCAACCGACAAAAAGAAATTTATACCAATGGTTTTGCTGGCATTGCTCCGTTGGTGCCCATTGATCCTTCTTTGCTGGAGGAACAAGCTGCCAGAAAAATGTCTGCGCAGGCCAAAGGCTATATCATTGGTGGGGCAGGTATCGAATCAACTATTCGCAACAACCGCTCGGCTTTTGATCAATACAAAATCGTTCCACGCATGTTGTGCAATGTAAGTGAGCGCGATACGAGCATTGAATTGTTTGGACAAAAACTGGCTTCTCCTTTTTTGTTAGCACCCATCGGTGTATTAGAAATGGTTCATGCCGAGGCGGATGTAGCCGTTGGCCGTGCGTCTGCGTCATTAAATATTCCCTATATTTTTTCCAACCAATCATCTAAACCAATGGAAGAAGTAGCAAAGGCGATGGGCAATAGTCCACGGTGGTTTCAATTATATTGGAGCAAGTCGCGTGAAATAGTGGCAAGTTTTGTGCAGCGTGCCGAGAAGTGTGGATGCAGCGCCATCGCGGTAACGCTCGATACCACCATGCTCGGTTGGCGCACGCGCGATTTGGACTTGGCCTATTTGCCTTTTATGGAGGGCAAAGGCATTGCACAATACACATCCGATCCTGTTTTTCAAAAACTGATGGACGAACCTGTTCCTTCTGAGAAGAGAACGGTTACCTGGCAATCGTTGTCGGGGTTGATTACGCTAGTGAATAATTATCCTGGCTCAGGATTTTTTTCGAAACTCCGATCGGGTCGCCCGATTAAAGCCGTTCAAAAATTTGTTTCCATTTATTCTAACCCTGCACTTACGTGGGATGATTTGAAATTTCTACGTGAGCACACCAAACTCCCGATTTTACTCAAAGGCATTTTGCATCCAGACGATGCGCGTAAAGCCCTTGATTATGGAATGGACGGAATGATTATCTCCAATCATGGGGGCAGACAAGTGGATGGTTCCATTAGCACGTTTGAAGCATTGCCTAAAATAGCCGAAGCCATCAATAAAAGAATTCCAATTTTGCTGGATAGCGGAGTGCGCGGTGGAGCTGATGTATTTAAAGCATTGGCGTTGGGCGCAAGTTCTGTGTGCATCGGCAGACCGTATGTGTATGGATTGACGTTGGCTGGAGAAGAATGGGTAAAGCAAGTACTGCGAAATTTTTTGGCTGACTTTGAATTGACCATGGGGCTGGCTGGCTGCAAAAATAGTAGCGAGATTTCGCGCGAAGCGTTGCTATAA
- a CDS encoding DUF1801 domain-containing protein: MQSKAKTVKEYLESLPEDRKKIISDLRKVVSKNLPKGFEETMNYGMIGYVVPHKLYAKGYHTTPELPLPFINIASQKNHIAVYHMALNGTLITWLKDEWKKHTDKKLEMGKSCLRFKKAEDVPLKLIGELATKLTPAEWIKIYEEYLTERKK, translated from the coding sequence ATGCAATCAAAAGCCAAAACAGTAAAGGAGTATTTAGAATCACTTCCTGAAGACAGAAAGAAAATCATCAGCGATTTGCGAAAAGTAGTTTCCAAAAATCTTCCGAAAGGGTTTGAAGAAACCATGAACTACGGCATGATCGGATATGTGGTTCCTCATAAACTTTATGCCAAAGGCTATCATACCACACCCGAATTACCATTGCCGTTTATCAACATCGCCTCGCAGAAAAATCATATTGCCGTATATCACATGGCATTGAATGGAACACTAATCACATGGTTAAAAGACGAGTGGAAAAAGCATACCGATAAAAAATTAGAAATGGGCAAGAGCTGTTTGCGATTTAAAAAAGCGGAAGATGTGCCACTCAAATTAATTGGGGAACTTGCAACAAAATTAACCCCCGCAGAGTGGATTAAAATCTATGAGGAATATTTGACCGAAAGAAAAAAATAA
- a CDS encoding TIGR03067 domain-containing protein, with the protein MKLLVGIWFVLSAEMGGKDITAAFANERMEITDTGYKIWSGNIVTDIGLLSFNEGAGELDIVGTEGPNIGKTFKGIYKMEGDNVVICYSLANRPDKFETNAENNWVLIKWTRKQ; encoded by the coding sequence ATGAAACTATTAGTGGGAATCTGGTTTGTGCTAAGTGCCGAAATGGGTGGAAAAGATATCACCGCAGCATTTGCCAATGAGCGAATGGAAATCACCGACACGGGTTATAAAATATGGTCGGGTAATATAGTAACCGATATTGGCCTCTTGTCATTTAATGAAGGTGCGGGTGAGTTAGACATCGTGGGCACCGAGGGACCCAACATAGGCAAAACGTTCAAAGGCATTTACAAAATGGAAGGTGATAATGTGGTTATATGTTATAGTCTAGCTAATCGACCTGATAAGTTTGAGACGAATGCCGAGAATAATTGGGTATTGATAAAATGGACACGTAAACAATAA
- a CDS encoding VOC family protein — MKRVTGLGGVFFKTSDPKKIKEWYGKHLGLPVDEYGASFKWIEVDKPDAKEPAVTAWSTFDENTKYFEPSQKPFMFNYRVENLVELLKVLKGEGVEIVGEIQEYPYGKFGWIMDPDGNKVELWEPMDG; from the coding sequence ATGAAACGAGTAACAGGTTTGGGCGGTGTGTTTTTTAAAACCAGTGACCCTAAAAAAATCAAGGAATGGTACGGCAAGCATTTAGGGCTGCCGGTAGACGAGTATGGTGCATCTTTTAAATGGATTGAAGTGGACAAGCCAGATGCCAAAGAGCCGGCCGTTACTGCTTGGAGCACATTCGATGAAAATACAAAGTACTTTGAGCCCAGCCAAAAACCGTTCATGTTCAACTATCGGGTGGAGAATCTGGTTGAACTACTAAAAGTGTTAAAAGGAGAAGGCGTTGAAATTGTAGGTGAGATTCAAGAATATCCGTACGGTAAGTTTGGATGGATCATGGATCCAGATGGAAACAAGGTAGAACTTTGGGAGCCGATGGATGGGTAG
- a CDS encoding AAA family ATPase encodes MGDTSKHLTSFKVENFKRFESFEMKDLGQFNLIVGDNNVGKTSVLEALLVCPESWIFLNRLHVALDFRNFTGNNPKQGDLEFYSNRNVHISERYTVSFNSTFSDGTEQINALEFEQRIRFITKGFSDQSKTYTFYDQTGINYNLNTPFVPFYNGHDSDLTNFYSKLQNSKTLKRNFIKSLNTIVPDLEEIELSSPFFDSKPYLIVYQKHIETTLPLAMFGDGTIKLFRLLAEIVINRGNRLMIDEIDTGIYFKRFKNFWKVILQTAKDNDVQLFMTTHNEECIRYFKEVIDEDLPEFKKDVRNITLVENAKTKEVTAHTYDFEQFEHAINVGNEVRA; translated from the coding sequence ATGGGAGACACCAGTAAGCACCTAACATCTTTTAAAGTAGAGAATTTCAAACGCTTTGAATCTTTCGAGATGAAAGATTTGGGGCAGTTTAATTTAATTGTAGGAGATAATAATGTGGGGAAGACAAGTGTGTTAGAGGCGCTATTGGTATGTCCAGAATCTTGGATTTTCCTTAATAGATTGCATGTTGCGTTAGATTTTAGAAATTTTACAGGAAACAATCCAAAGCAAGGAGATTTGGAGTTTTACTCAAACAGAAACGTCCATATAAGTGAGCGATATACAGTTTCTTTTAATTCGACTTTTTCAGACGGAACGGAACAAATTAATGCTCTTGAGTTTGAACAAAGAATAAGATTCATTACAAAAGGTTTTTCTGACCAATCAAAGACTTATACTTTCTACGATCAAACTGGAATTAACTATAATCTTAACACTCCTTTTGTTCCTTTTTACAATGGTCATGATTCTGACTTAACTAATTTTTATTCAAAGCTTCAAAATAGCAAGACTTTAAAAAGAAATTTCATTAAAAGCTTGAATACCATAGTTCCAGATTTGGAAGAGATTGAATTGTCTAGTCCTTTTTTTGATTCCAAGCCTTATTTGATTGTTTATCAAAAGCATATCGAAACAACCCTTCCACTAGCCATGTTTGGAGACGGTACAATCAAACTCTTTAGACTATTGGCTGAGATTGTGATAAACCGCGGAAACAGATTAATGATTGATGAGATTGATACAGGAATCTATTTCAAGAGATTTAAAAATTTCTGGAAAGTAATTCTTCAAACTGCTAAGGATAACGATGTTCAACTTTTCATGACTACCCATAATGAAGAATGTATTCGTTACTTCAAGGAAGTAATTGACGAGGATTTGCCCGAGTTTAAAAAAGATGTCCGAAATATTACATTAGTTGAGAACGCCAAAACAAAAGAAGTAACTGCGCATACCTATGACTTTGAGCAGTTTGAGCATGCCATTAATGTTGGGAATGAGGTAAGGGCATAA
- a CDS encoding polyprenol monophosphomannose synthase codes for MSNALVIIPTYNEKENIQGIIEEVFSLPKDFHVLIVDDGSPDGTADIVKSLQQKFNQQETKLHLMQRTGKLGLGTAYIAGFQWSFDRPYEYVLEMDADFSHNPKDLIRLYLACEEGKNDLAVGSRYSNGVNVVNWPMSRVLMSYFASKYVRFITRMPIHDTTAGFVCYRKKVLQSIHLEKVRFIGYAFQIEMKFLTWKYKFKLTEVPIIFTDRTKGQSKMSAGIFKEAVLGVLFMTIHSWFKNYAKV; via the coding sequence ATGAGCAACGCACTCGTCATTATTCCTACTTATAATGAGAAGGAAAATATTCAAGGCATAATTGAAGAGGTATTTTCGTTGCCAAAAGATTTTCATGTGTTGATCGTAGACGATGGCTCGCCCGATGGCACAGCTGATATTGTAAAATCACTTCAGCAAAAATTCAACCAGCAAGAAACCAAATTACATTTGATGCAGCGGACTGGTAAGCTTGGGCTGGGTACGGCCTACATTGCGGGCTTCCAATGGTCGTTTGATAGGCCGTATGAATATGTATTGGAAATGGATGCTGATTTTTCACACAACCCCAAAGATTTGATTCGCTTGTATTTGGCTTGCGAAGAAGGTAAAAACGACTTGGCGGTGGGTTCACGTTACTCCAATGGCGTGAACGTGGTAAACTGGCCCATGAGCAGAGTGCTGATGTCTTACTTTGCCAGCAAGTATGTTCGTTTCATTACGCGCATGCCCATTCACGATACCACCGCAGGCTTTGTTTGCTATCGAAAAAAAGTTTTGCAGTCCATTCATTTAGAAAAGGTAAGGTTTATTGGCTACGCCTTTCAAATCGAAATGAAATTTTTGACTTGGAAGTACAAATTCAAACTCACAGAAGTGCCGATCATTTTCACAGACCGCACCAAGGGACAAAGCAAAATGTCAGCAGGGATTTTTAAAGAAGCTGTGTTGGGCGTATTGTTCATGACTATCCATAGTTGGTTTAAGAACTATGCGAAGGTTTGA
- a CDS encoding HAD family hydrolase, whose translation MNKCVFLDRDGVLNEDNPNYTYQVEKFKILPGVVEGLRLLKANGYKLIVVTNQSGIAQGLYTQQQMHACHHYFQQQSDHAIDHFYFCPYHPTVTASLARKPSGLMFEKAKAKFEIDFSQSWMVGDRGRDIIPARELGIRTIQIGHDIEPENEADYKVLSLLEAAHLILKK comes from the coding sequence ATGAATAAATGTGTCTTTTTAGATCGTGATGGTGTACTGAATGAAGACAACCCCAACTACACCTACCAAGTAGAGAAGTTTAAAATTTTGCCGGGCGTAGTTGAAGGCCTTCGGCTGCTAAAAGCAAATGGATATAAATTGATTGTGGTGACCAATCAATCGGGCATTGCCCAAGGGTTGTACACCCAGCAGCAGATGCACGCTTGTCATCACTATTTTCAGCAACAAAGCGACCACGCCATCGATCATTTTTATTTTTGCCCGTATCACCCCACCGTTACTGCATCGCTCGCTCGCAAGCCAAGCGGTTTGATGTTTGAAAAGGCAAAGGCAAAATTTGAAATCGACTTTTCGCAATCGTGGATGGTGGGCGATCGTGGTCGGGATATTATCCCCGCAAGGGAACTGGGCATTCGAACTATTCAGATTGGTCATGACATTGAACCCGAAAATGAAGCCGACTACAAGGTTTTAAGTTTATTAGAAGCGGCTCACCTAATTTTGAAAAAGTAG
- a CDS encoding arginine decarboxylase — protein sequence MKSYRELIEQTFEFPQKEFKVREHELIFNDVPLMDIIKEYGTPTKITYLPKISENIRFAQAAFKNAMERFKYNGNYTYCYCTKSSHYDFVLEEALKNNIHIETSSAFDIPIVKTLYGRGKITKDTFILCNGYKMAPYRQHITDLLNDGFNCVPILDNLTEIDTYEKNVNRPYQVGIRVAADEEPKFEFYTSRLGIRYNDINTLYKEKIATSSKAKLKLLHFFINTGIKDTAYYWSELSRFIFKYCEMRKICDTLDSIDIGGGFPVKTSLTFHYDYKYMIEQIVENIKWICEKNNVPVPNIFTEFGSFTVAESGAVLYSVVDQKLQNDKELWYMIDGSFITHLPDVWGMNQKYILMALNKWDDPYHKINIGGLTCDSQDYYNSEAHTGEVFLPMINDEEPLYIGFFHTGAYQESLGGYGGIQHCLIPAPKHVLIDRNEDGEISTELFAPEQTSESMMKILGYEEWQAPKRQKPTKLKVSKV from the coding sequence ATGAAGAGCTACCGCGAGTTGATTGAACAAACCTTTGAATTTCCCCAGAAAGAGTTTAAGGTACGAGAACACGAACTTATTTTTAACGATGTACCGCTTATGGACATCATTAAAGAGTATGGAACGCCTACCAAGATTACCTATCTGCCAAAAATCAGCGAGAATATTCGCTTTGCGCAAGCGGCCTTCAAAAATGCCATGGAGCGGTTTAAGTATAATGGCAACTATACCTATTGCTACTGTACCAAATCATCTCACTACGACTTTGTGTTAGAAGAGGCGCTGAAAAACAACATTCACATTGAAACGTCTTCGGCCTTCGATATTCCCATTGTGAAAACATTGTATGGCCGCGGTAAAATTACCAAAGACACCTTTATTCTTTGCAATGGCTATAAGATGGCCCCCTATCGCCAGCACATTACCGACTTGCTTAACGATGGTTTTAACTGCGTGCCTATTTTGGACAACCTCACCGAAATCGATACCTACGAAAAAAATGTCAACCGACCTTATCAAGTAGGCATCCGTGTAGCGGCCGATGAAGAGCCAAAGTTTGAATTCTACACTTCGCGTTTGGGCATTCGCTACAATGATATCAATACCCTTTACAAAGAAAAAATCGCCACCAGCAGCAAAGCCAAATTAAAACTGTTGCACTTCTTCATTAACACCGGCATCAAAGACACTGCCTATTATTGGAGCGAGCTCAGCCGCTTTATTTTTAAGTATTGCGAAATGCGCAAAATCTGCGATACGCTCGATTCGATTGATATTGGCGGTGGCTTTCCTGTAAAAACTTCCCTCACCTTTCATTATGATTACAAGTACATGATCGAGCAGATTGTGGAAAACATCAAGTGGATTTGTGAGAAAAACAATGTGCCCGTACCGAACATCTTTACGGAATTTGGAAGTTTCACAGTGGCCGAAAGTGGAGCTGTTCTTTATTCCGTAGTCGATCAAAAATTGCAAAACGACAAAGAGCTCTGGTACATGATTGATGGCTCGTTTATTACCCACTTGCCCGATGTGTGGGGCATGAATCAGAAATACATTTTGATGGCGTTGAACAAGTGGGATGATCCGTATCATAAAATCAATATTGGCGGACTTACATGCGACAGCCAAGATTATTATAATTCAGAAGCACATACAGGTGAGGTATTCTTGCCTATGATCAATGACGAAGAGCCGTTGTACATTGGCTTCTTTCACACAGGTGCTTATCAAGAATCGCTGGGCGGTTATGGAGGCATTCAGCATTGCCTAATCCCAGCCCCCAAACATGTACTCATTGATCGCAATGAAGATGGCGAAATTTCTACGGAGCTTTTTGCGCCCGAGCAAACGAGCGAGAGCATGATGAAAATTTTGGGCTATGAAGAATGGCAAGCACCGAAACGGCAAAAGCCTACGAAGTTGAAAGTGTCGAAGGTTTAG
- the rocF gene encoding arginase, which yields MKGKEIKIIEVKSEIGAGTRGASLGVEAMKIASLDLKSDLFRKYDSIEVENVNELLFDGAEHAYAKFIDGVLIMEERVCLEVYEQIFDDYFPLIMAGDHSTAYGTIAGIKKANPKKRLGVIWIDAHADIHTPFTTPSGNMHGMPLAMALDFDNLECKVNDPRGETLDYWEQIKNVGTQGAKILPEDLVYVAVRDFEKPENYIINKYNINFIEVEDVKKLGADNIAHKALKMLEHCDLIYVSFDVDSIDSRFSTGTGTPVPNGLTVEEAKLLNSELCKDPRVCAWEIVEINPTLDTENRMAESGFEILEASAKSIETRPVLAD from the coding sequence GTGAAAGGGAAGGAAATAAAAATCATCGAAGTAAAATCCGAAATCGGTGCCGGAACACGTGGCGCAAGTTTGGGCGTAGAAGCGATGAAAATTGCCAGTCTTGATTTAAAGTCAGATTTGTTTCGTAAATACGATTCCATTGAAGTTGAAAATGTAAACGAACTTTTGTTTGACGGGGCAGAGCACGCCTACGCCAAGTTTATTGATGGAGTGTTGATCATGGAAGAGCGCGTGTGCCTAGAGGTGTACGAACAGATTTTTGACGATTACTTCCCCTTGATTATGGCGGGCGACCATTCCACCGCTTACGGTACGATTGCCGGCATTAAAAAAGCAAACCCGAAAAAGCGATTGGGCGTCATTTGGATTGATGCCCATGCCGATATTCACACTCCTTTCACTACGCCATCGGGCAATATGCACGGCATGCCATTGGCCATGGCGCTTGACTTTGATAATTTAGAGTGCAAAGTAAACGACCCGCGTGGTGAAACGCTCGATTACTGGGAGCAAATAAAAAACGTGGGCACACAAGGTGCAAAAATTTTGCCCGAAGACTTGGTGTACGTAGCCGTACGCGATTTTGAAAAGCCCGAGAACTACATCATTAATAAATACAACATTAATTTTATTGAAGTAGAAGACGTCAAAAAATTAGGAGCCGATAACATTGCCCACAAAGCATTGAAGATGTTGGAGCATTGCGATTTGATTTATGTGTCATTTGATGTGGATAGCATTGATAGCCGATTCTCTACCGGCACGGGCACTCCTGTGCCCAACGGCCTTACAGTGGAGGAGGCTAAACTTCTCAATTCAGAACTCTGCAAAGACCCCCGAGTTTGTGCCTGGGAGATTGTTGAGATTAATCCAACACTAGATACGGAAAACCGTATGGCCGAAAGTGGGTTCGAGATTTTGGAGGCTTCTGCTAAGTCCATTGAGACAAGGCCTGTGTTGGCGGATTGA
- a CDS encoding DNA alkylation repair protein, which yields MNKHHQEILSLIKENANTPTQHTFLVGYLGNAHPKYAIDSPTLRLIAKEWMRDHKTMKADGFQKLITSLVKGKSATEKMIAGMLLDLSTEEQRSFDPTYFDEWLNHVEGWAEVDTLCTGKYPITEIPSNLTTWKKLLLTFSKSNNINKRRASLVFLCSPISKEANKALAKLGFTLIDRLKGEKEILITKAISWLLRSMVRYHKSMVSDYVKINRETLPAIAVRETMVKIETGRKNPKF from the coding sequence ATGAACAAGCACCATCAAGAGATTTTAAGTCTCATTAAGGAAAACGCCAACACACCCACGCAGCATACCTTTTTGGTGGGATACTTAGGCAACGCTCACCCAAAGTACGCCATCGACAGCCCCACGCTGCGATTGATTGCCAAAGAATGGATGCGCGATCATAAAACCATGAAGGCCGATGGCTTTCAAAAATTGATCACAAGTTTGGTAAAAGGCAAAAGTGCCACAGAGAAAATGATAGCAGGAATGCTCCTCGACTTATCAACAGAAGAGCAACGAAGCTTTGATCCCACCTATTTTGACGAGTGGCTCAACCATGTGGAAGGGTGGGCAGAGGTAGATACGCTATGCACTGGAAAATACCCCATTACTGAGATTCCATCGAACCTGACCACGTGGAAAAAACTATTGCTTACCTTTTCAAAAAGCAATAACATCAACAAGCGAAGGGCATCGTTGGTGTTTCTCTGTTCGCCAATCAGCAAAGAAGCGAATAAAGCGTTGGCAAAGTTAGGGTTCACCCTCATCGACCGATTGAAGGGCGAAAAAGAAATATTGATTACAAAAGCGATCTCGTGGCTACTGCGAAGCATGGTGCGCTACCACAAGAGCATGGTATCAGATTATGTGAAAATTAATCGCGAAACATTGCCCGCTATTGCCGTGCGCGAAACGATGGTGAAAATTGAGACAGGAAGAAAGAATCCGAAGTTCTAA
- a CDS encoding endonuclease III, with the protein MATVNWKKDIQPLIKQYKGKKHPLEYGNFYELIVMVVLSAQDSDRHINKLAPALFAAFPDMKALAKADAESLQKYISDVRNFGNKTKWLLGLASEIKDNKNIPTTLETLTALPGIGRKSANVILREMGLPAEGIIVDLHVVRAAPRLGIAKGTDPKKLEKQMMDTLDAKDWGEVGMSISFLGREICRPTNPKCAECVMSKVCEYFAESKK; encoded by the coding sequence ATGGCAACCGTCAATTGGAAAAAAGATATACAACCCCTCATCAAACAATACAAAGGCAAAAAGCACCCGCTGGAGTACGGAAATTTTTATGAATTGATCGTGATGGTGGTACTTTCTGCACAAGACTCCGATCGGCACATCAATAAATTAGCGCCCGCGCTTTTCGCTGCCTTTCCGGATATGAAAGCCCTTGCGAAAGCAGATGCCGAATCGCTGCAAAAATACATCAGCGATGTGCGTAACTTTGGCAACAAAACAAAGTGGTTGCTTGGGTTGGCGTCAGAAATAAAAGACAACAAAAATATTCCCACCACCTTAGAAACGCTTACCGCTCTTCCCGGCATTGGTCGAAAATCAGCCAACGTGATTTTGCGTGAAATGGGCTTGCCGGCCGAAGGCATCATTGTGGATTTACACGTAGTGCGCGCGGCACCACGCCTGGGCATTGCCAAAGGGACTGACCCCAAGAAGTTAGAGAAACAAATGATGGATACGCTAGATGCCAAAGACTGGGGCGAAGTGGGCATGTCCATTTCTTTTCTCGGTCGCGAAATATGCAGGCCTACTAACCCGAAGTGTGCCGAATGCGTGATGAGTAAAGTATGCGAGTATTTTGCCGAATCGAAAAAGTAA